The following proteins are encoded in a genomic region of Montipora foliosa isolate CH-2021 chromosome 8, ASM3666993v2, whole genome shotgun sequence:
- the LOC138012584 gene encoding uncharacterized protein, translating to MASIERTESTEDIAVKKIQTLAKGFGGDVKTVDDLSSPERYLYWQFPDWKSSNKTIMVPPVFTPTQLGLTVSRDGRYLHEDNDNIRGIIGEELVYTRLQQIGNANDLGMFVIYDFSLHNIIKWKTMCKKEDSLPEFPVPDGQSDFLIFHHKKGVILMEVKNLKKENLDGSSNYQESIKPPVDSVQKKQLGEKGSSKGKESECQTSSINTGSQSTQTPRETKQQTLTTEKVSSNVNQKITGAEVQLNKDMEIIRAFSKLDSDSAEVSAFPPFPVIMVIALPSTKKGTVHKVPKDTLFIYKEDLESPDTLWRWWKQNIEEEPSIAPTLAYELTLSRTLAVRHLGPVSEPEYTAYLSYTLETFQHLEKLARKPFRTVKEKEYNHLSHWCQEMFQVVEYVDDLPTEKALEDGLRTALESLNIPKGEKSLLKNLNKSLCSKRSRFFGGDHGPAVEDIKVFQWLSQKYVMDLSSIVHYLNRVAAAAQVPFILVANRTLLDLNLDNMDKASSLNKLSGLLIRNKSKFLVGDSCTSLDVELCNQIKKGDIRVLPFPGKRSFPPIFTAEQLAVFEGPKKQLIIGGPGSGKTELMRCMALMLSKQLERGKEILYLIQLPRKEKSVFPNTMKQYFLDNKAESVKVKTIELEGEHYDVFNEQCSRIKLQKYSHVFIDELWIGSKIRYQMHDGSETIDEIDELKLVKDAIEKTDGYVWMSSVFDYREDCFDEVKSEEEIHQLLKKQRLQGKERPLYKKLGTPSLLDTLKRNGGVICRIKHLLRSTNNIVKLLQDYSACYFDRDFPYGTDKMLNHNVEGQEIKWVVVQQQNSLAIPETNFNPVSQNSLMKVKELTRLMYQTCGDIIKEATRPILELRPPSLMKTNKRNKSEKRFQLLAGDILVVNFVARYKTENNLADELDRRGIQVFELSELSEQGLVPGDFSKVCQDKVCLLNSMSRHDSTLIEGTEWPMVIILLTSELLFTTEEKVTFEMLRNYDAYIAMFRAQAKLVVISNSWKNQQDFLKVVGEKIK from the coding sequence ATGGCTTCAATCGAAAGGACAGAGTCCACAGAAGACATTGCTGTGAAGAAAATACAGACGTTGGCCAAAGGGTTTGGGGGAGATGTTAAAACCGTTGACGACCTTTCAAGTCCCGAGAGATATTTATATTGGCAGTTTCCCGATTGGAAATCAAGTAATAAGACTATCATGGTTCCTCCTGTTTTCACACCTACTCAGTTGGGACTCACTGTCTCCAGAGATGGAAGATACCTCCATGAAGACAATGACAATATCAGAGGTATTATTGGTGAGGAGTTAGTTTACACACGTCTTCAACAGATTGGCAATGCAAATGACCTGGGAATGTTTGTGATTTACGATTTCTCTCTCCACAACATCATCAAGTGGAAGACGATGTGTAAAAAGGAGGACAGCTTGCCAGAATTTCCTGTTCCCGATGGACAAAGTGATTTTCTTATCTTTCATCACAAGAAGGGGGTCATTCTTATGGAGGTAAAAAACCTGAAGAAAGAAAATCTGGATGGTTCCTCTAACTACCAGGAAAGCATCAAGCCACCAGTAGACAGTGTTCAAAAGAAACAGCTAGGTGAGAAAGGGTCTTCCAAGGGAAAGGAATCTGAGTGCCAAACAAGCAGTATCAATACTGGCTCCCAGAGCACTCAGACACCCCGAGAGACAAAACAGCAAACATTAACTACTGAAAAAGTCTCATCAAATGTGAACCAAAAGATCACAGGTGCAGAGGTGCAGTTGAATAAAGATATGGAGATAATTAGAGCTTTTTCTAAACTGGATTCTGACAGTGCAGAAGTGAGTGCTTTTCCACCATTCCCTGTGATAATGGTCATTGCCTTACCCTCTACCAAGAAAGGAACTGTGCATAAAGTCCCAAAAGACACCTTGTTCATTTATAAAGAAGACCTCGAAAGTCCAGACACCCTTTGGAGATGGTGGAAGCAGAACATAGAAGAAGAACCTTCCATAGCACCTACCTTAGCCTATGAACTGACCTTGTCTCGTACACTGGCTGTGAGGCATTTGGGCCCTGTTAGTGAGCCAGAGTACACTGCTTACTTAAGTTACACTTTGGAAACCTTCCAGCATCTTGAGAAACTTGCAAGAAAACCTTTTCGCACAGTAAAGGAAAAAGAGTACAATCATCTTTCCCATTGGTGTCAAGAAATGTTTCAAGTTGTTGAATATGTGGATGACCTTCCTACAGAGAAAGCACTAGAGGATGGCCTTCGTACAGCACTAGAGAGTCTTAACATCCCAAAGGGTGAAAAATCTCTTTTAAAGAATCTTAATAAAAGCCTTTGTAGCAAGAGATCTAGATTTTTTGGTGGTGATCATGGGCCAGCTGTTGAAGACATTAAAGTCTTCCAGTGGCTTTCACAAAAGTATGTAATGGACTTAAGCAGCATTGTCCACTACCTCAATAGAGTTGCAGCCGCCGCACAAGTACCCTTTATCTTGGTTGCCAACAGAACTCTGCTTGACCTCAACTTGGACAACATGGACAAAGCCAGCAGTCTCAACAAACTCTCAGGGCTCTTGATAAGAAACAAAAGCAAGTTTCTTGTGGGAGATAGCTGCACAAGTTTAGATGTGGAGTTATGCAACCAAATTAAAAAGGGTGACATCAGGGTTCTTCCATTTCCTGGCAAAAGATCATTTCCACCCATATTCACAGCTGAACAGCTTGCTGTATTTGAAGGACCCAAGAAGCAACTGATCATTGGTGGACCAGGAAGTGGTAAGACAGAATTGATGAGATGCATGGCCTTAATGCTAAGCAAGCAATTAGAGAGAGGGAAAGAAATCCTGTATCTGATCCAGTTGCCAAGAAAGGAAAAGTCTGTCTTTCCTAACACTATGAAACAGTACTTTCTGGACAACAAGGCAGAAAGTGTCAAGGTAAAGACAATTGAGCTTGAGGGTGAGCACTATGATGTTTTTAATGAGCAGTGCTCAAGgataaaattgcaaaaatacagCCATGTTTTTATAGATGAGCTTTGGATTGGTTCAAAGATCAGATACCAGATGCATGATGGAAGTGAAACTATTGATGAAATCGATGAGTTGAAGCTTGTCAAAGATGCTATTGAAAAAACGGACGGATATGTCTGGATGAGTTCTGTTTTTGACTACAGGGAAGATTGTTTTGATGAGGTAAAAAGTGAAGAAGAGATTCATCAGCTACTCAAGAAACAGAGACTCCAGGGAAAGGAACGTCCGCTTTACAAGAAACTTGGTACCCCTTCACTTCTGGATACATTGAAAAGAAATGGAGGAGTTATCTGCAGGATCAAGCATCTTTTGAGGAGCACAAACAACATTGTGAAGCTGTTACAAGATTACAGTGCCTGCTATTTTGACCGAGATTTTCCATACGGAACTGACAAAATGCTCAACCACAATGTAGAGGGTCAAGAGATCAAATGGGTTGTAGTTCAGCAACAGAACAGCTTAGCCATTCCTGAAACCAACTTTAATCCAGTATCACAAAATTCTCTTATGAAGGTGAAGGAGCTAACAAGGCTCATGTACCAGACATGTGGGGACATTATCAAAGAAGCAACACGTCCCATCCTTGAATTACGACCACCTTCactgatgaaaacaaacaagagaAACAAGAGTGAAAAGAGATTTCAGCTCCTGGCTGGTGACATCCTGGTGGTAAATTTTGTTGCTCGGTATAAGACAGAAAACAATCTTGCGGATGAACTGGACAGAAGAGGAATACAAGTCTTTGAATTGAGTGAATTGAGTGAACAAGGATTAGTTCCTGGTGATTTCTCCAAGGTGTGCCAAGACAAAGTATGTCTTTTGAATTCAATGTCGAGGCATGATTCGACTCTCATTGAAGGAACAGAGTGGCCAATGGTTATTATACTTCTCACATCTGAGCTCCTCTTTACGACTGAAGAAAAAGTGACTTTTGAGATGCTTCGAAACTATGATGCATACATAGCCATGTTCAGGGCACAGGCAAAACTGGTGGTGATATCTAATTCATGGAAGAACCAGCAAGACTTTCTCAAAGTTGTTGgagaaaaaataaagtaa
- the LOC138012793 gene encoding cullin-2-like gives MSLRPRLVNFDETWANILETLQSIVTLKKIARAVWNDRFSDVYALCVAFPEPLGEKLYAGVKHFLENHVQSLYEAVSSSDVDILRLYHKHWLQFSKGSLYMNLLFGYLNTHLKKQKQDYGEISPYSTSFSPDSVEDIVDIGALALDIWKCKMIEPLKETLVEHVLIEVKKDRNGEDTHQNVIHDTVLSFVEVQQFQSKGSLHLYEEVLEKPLLKETKSYYRREAAELHSDNTCHGFIAKIDVRIQDEDLRTRKFFHPVSYSRVIRECEARMVEDYIPYLQGECRQMVNDENRADLARLYKLLKHIPRGLQAMVAELEEHITKTGLQSIKSVKVENGPQQYVDELLNIHRRFSDLIKETFRDDPAFISALDKACATIVNYKHDPRRSSRSPELLAKYCDSVLKKSTKNLSDTELDERLGDIIIIFKYIDDKDIFQKFYSKMLAKRLIHTLSVSMDAEEGMISRLKHACGYEYTNKLHRMFTDISISADLNSEFNDFLSNANASLGVGFSLFVLQSGAWPLGQTSISPLSIPQELVKSVQMFEQFYNGKFNGRKLTWLQHLSTGEVKVNFLKRPYIITVTTFQMSVMLLFNDKTSLQFSDILEQTQLVDKELVRTLQSLVDVRIITMSEGSDPTRCTYSLNMEFSSKRTKLKITTAVQRETSQDTEQTLSSVDDDRKMYLQAAIVRIMKSRKVLKHNSLMQEVISQSSARFTPSVAMIKKCIESLIDKQYLERREGMKDEYTYMA, from the exons ATGTCATTGAGACCTCGTCTTGTGAATTTTGACGAAACATGGGCTAATATTCTGGAAACATTGCAGTCAATTGTCACATTAAAGAAGATTGCTCGAGCAGTGTGGAACGACCGCTTCTC AGATGTTTATGCCCTTTGTGTAGCCTTTCCTGAGCCATTAGGAGAAAAGCTTTATGCTGGAGTCAAACATTTCTTGGAGAATCATGTTCAAAGTTTGTATGAG GCAGTCAGCAGTTCTGATGTAGACATCCTTCGACTTTACCACAAACACTGGTTGCAGTTCAGTAAAGGTTCCCTTTATATGAACTTATTATTTGG ttATCTCAATACCCATCTTAAGAAGCAGAAACAGGACTATGGAGAAATCTCACCTTACAGTACTTCATTTAGTCCTGATTCAGTGGAAGATATTGTGGATATTGGAGCA CTTGCTTTGGACATCTGGAAATGCAAGATGATTGAACCTTTGAAAGAGACACTGGTGGAGCATGTGCTGATAGAAGTAAAAAA GGACCGAAATGGAGAAGACACGCACCAGAATGTTATCCATGATACAGTGCTCTCCTTTG TGGAAGTACAGCAGTTCCAGTCTAAAGGAAGTCTTCAT CTGTATGAGGAAGTACTTGAAAAGCCTCTTTTGAAGGAGACCAAGTCATACTACAGACGAGAGGCAGCAGAACTTCATTCAGATAATACATGCCACGGTTTTATTGCAAAG attgatgTTCGTATCCAAGACGAAGACTTAAGGACCAGGAAGTTTTTTCATCCAGTTTCGTACAGTCGAGTGATCAGAGAATGTGAAGCTCGCATGGTTGAGGACTACATACCTTACTTGCAAGGAGAGTGTCGGCAAATGGTCAATGATGAAAACAGAGCAG ATCTTGCACGTCTATATAAACTATTAAAGCACATTCCCCGTGGACTTCAAGCCATGGTTGCAGAATTGGAGGAACACATCACCAAAACTG GTCTCCAATCCATTAAGTCAGtcaaagttgaaaat GGCCCTCAGCAATATGTTGATGAGCTACTAAATATCCACAGGAGATTCTCAGATCTTATCAAAGAGACATTTCGAGATGATCCAGCTTTTATATCAGCATTAGACAAG GCCTGTGCAACGATAGTGAATTACAAACATGACCCTAGGCGCTCATCTAGATCTCCAGAATTG CTGGCTAAATACTGTGATTCTGTGCTAAAGAAAAGCACAAAGAACCTTAGTGATACAGAACTGGATGAAAGACTCGGTGATATT ataattatttttaaatacaTTGATGACAAGGACATTTTTCAAAAG TTCTATTCTAAGATGCTCGCAAAGCGGCTAATACACACGCTGTCAGTGTCCATGGATGCTGAGGAGGGGATGATTAGTCGTTTAAAG CATGCCTGTGGGTATGAATACACGAACAAGCTCCATCGCATGTTTACAGACATAAGCATCAGTGCTGACCTCAACTCTGAATTCAATGACTTCCTCTCTAATGCAAATGCTTCTCTTGGTGTTGGTTTCAGCCTCTTTGTTCTACAG tctGGTGCATGGCCTCTCGGTCAGACTTCAATTTCGCCATTGTCAATACCACAGGAGCTGGTCAAATCTGTTCAAATG tTTGAGCAATTTTACAATGGGAAATTTAATGGTCGCAAGTTGACATGGCTTCAACACCTCTCCACAG GTGAGGTCAAAGTGAACTTTCTAAAGCGTCCGTACATCATCACCGTCACAACCTTCCAGATGTCTGTCATGCTTTTGTTCAACGATAAAACAAGTTTACAATTTAG CGACATTCTCGAACAGACTCAACTGGTAGATAAAGAATTAGTCCGAACTTTGCAATCCCTGGTGGATGTGCGAATCATAACAATGTCAGAG GGCTCTGACCCCACAAGGTGTACATATTCATTAAACATGGAGTTTTCAAGCAAACGAACAAAGCTGAAGATAACCACTGCAGTACAAAGGGAAACTTCTCAG GACACAGAACAAACGCTTTCTTCTGTTGATGATGATAGGAAAATGTACCTCCAG GCTGCTATTGTGAGAATAATGAAATCCAGGAAAGTGCTTAAGCACAATTCTTTAATGCAAGAG GTTATCAGCCAGTCAAGTGCTCGCTTCACTCCAAGTGTGGCTATGATTAAG AAATGTATCGAATCGCTCATAGACAAACAGTACTTGGAAAGACGCGAGGGAATGAAGGACGAATACACTTACATGGCCTGA